Proteins co-encoded in one Pristiophorus japonicus isolate sPriJap1 chromosome 30, sPriJap1.hap1, whole genome shotgun sequence genomic window:
- the prune gene encoding exopolyphosphatase PRUNE1 produces METFLRGCRAALKLCEQGGPWVHVVLGNEACDLDSMISAIAFAYFLAKTSPEQKTAFVPVLNILRSDFPLRGECTFLLQETQVAEALLIFRDEIDLHELHSLDRLTLTLVDHNVLPRGDAALEEVVTEVIDHRPVERPFTPGCVVTAEPMGSCATLVTERIIQRAPDILDKQLAYILRSTIVLDCINMAPEAGKVTPKDTEYVAVLESRFCDLPPRATAFESLQKAKFDVSGLTTEQMLRKDLKVVSSGELRLAISAVYMKLEELLARPRLKQEFEEFCRARGYGVLIAMTISFSQKNEPFRQLAVYSPRGDLRELVSRGLEDVEVPSLRLAPMYSPCPEIDAYHQGNQLASRKKVLPIVAALLAAREAGQPESGHNCRAWDDDEGRAGCAEDPCHDDDAPQLPPTPMNSLVEGSPLDGGLPRLTPEDILEKFSKMAAEGPASFGRR; encoded by the exons CTGTGCGAGCAGGGAGGTCCGTGGGTGCACGTGGTCCTGGGAAACGAGGCCTGTGACCTGGATTCCATGATTTCGGCTATTGCGTTCGCTTACTTCCTCGCCAAG ACGTCGCCGGAGCAGAAGACGGCGTTCGTGCCCGTCCTGAATATCCTGCGCTCGGACTTCCCCCTGCGTGGCGAGTGCACGTTCCTCCTGCAGGAGACTCAGGTCGCCGAGGCCCTGCTGATATTCCGAGATGAGATCGATCTCCATGAGCTGCACAGCCTCGACCGTCTGACCCTGACCCTGGTCGACCACAACGTCCTCCCCAG AGGTGACGCCGCGCTGGAGGAAGTGGTGACGGAGGTGATTGACCACCGGCCCGTGGAGCGACCTTTCACCCCTGGCTGCGTGGTGACTGCTGAGCCCATGGGGTCCTGCGCGACGCTGGTAACCGAGCGGATTATCCAGAGAGCGCCCGACATTCTGGACAAGCAGCTCGCCTACATACTGCGCA GTACCATCGTGCTGGACTGCATCAACATGGCTCCCGAGGCGGGGAAGGTCACACCGAAGGACACGGAGTACGTGGCCGTCTTGGAATCCCGGTTTTGCGATCTCCCGCCCAGAGCCACTGCATTCGAGTCACTGCAGAAAGCCAAGTTCGACGTCAGCG GGCTGACCACCGAGCAAATGCTCAGGAAAGACTTGAAGGTTGTGTCAAGCGGGGAGCTTCGCTTGGCTATCAGTGCCGTCTACATGAAGCTTGAG GAATTGCTGGCGCGGCCTCGCTTGAAGCAGGAGTTTGAGGAATTCTGCCGGGCGAGGGGCTACGGCGTTCTGATCGCCATGACCATCTCCTTCAGCCAGAAGAACGAGCCGTTCCGGCAGCTGGCCGTCTACAGTCCGCGCGGCGACCTGAGAGAGTTG GTGAGCCGCGGGTTGGAGGATGTGGAGGTGCCGTCGCTGAGGCTGGCCCCGATGTACAGCCCCTGCCCGGAAATCGACGCCTACCACCAGGGTAACCAGCTGGCGTCCCGCAAGAAGGTGCTGCCGATTGTCGCGGCCTTACTGGCGGCCCGCGAGGCGGGGCAGCCGGAGTCCGGGCACAACTGCCGGGCCTGGGACGACGATGAGGGGCGGGCGGGCTGCGCCGAGGACCCCTGCCACGACGACGATGCCCCCcagctgccccccacccccatgaaCAGCCTGGTGGAGGGCAGCCCGCTGGACGGCGGCCTGCCCAGGCTGACGCCGGAGGACATTTTGGAGAAGTTCAGCAAAATGGCCGCCGAGGGCCCGGCCTCGTTCGGCCGCCGCTAG